Proteins encoded by one window of Streptococcus sanguinis:
- the pilM gene encoding pilus assembly protein PilM, with amino-acid sequence MAKNMFSSKGRRRALDEEDNEKKGSFLGKLNKPLFSSKGKHKEHLSIQGVQIKSDRQEDFDDEEKSTAKGSFLTKLNKPLFSKNSGSDEIPAKSGNRSLFAKKGSGAVSQPVTRMHAPYTMFGKPIKGNLMAIDFTDESVYLVVARQKRNELEIIKMASANLPEGVVLNSEIIDPITLKNIISDLMEQHAITAKYAFFALGNTNIIARSVDVAASVQNDEDIEGLVSYELQQYLDIDPTSYVIQFQEQESNSAFPLDEDTRSLMVYAVPKGVVEQYLGLAENLKLTPYVFDLQSNTFEKWLERVQAVNNRAKKLTKENVGMVHLSKSFIGVYLYSEGKFVTSNYLNRGYKDILNYADDASLLQKLPAVASDDLDTGLLKRALDEWVADAKNHILNTENFFSGSTGLNIDSFYVFGDQDICWQLAAILKQSMNREFISIDNVDYENVLWEGSAEFNAEFIPATAMLIRRAN; translated from the coding sequence ATGGCAAAAAATATGTTTTCGTCCAAGGGGCGCAGAAGAGCTCTGGACGAAGAAGATAATGAGAAAAAAGGTTCATTTTTAGGAAAATTAAATAAACCGCTCTTCTCATCAAAAGGGAAACATAAAGAACACTTATCTATTCAAGGAGTTCAAATCAAGTCAGATCGTCAAGAAGACTTTGACGATGAGGAAAAGTCAACAGCAAAAGGGAGCTTCTTAACCAAGCTCAACAAGCCGCTCTTTTCTAAGAATAGTGGCAGTGATGAGATTCCTGCTAAGTCTGGTAATCGTTCGCTCTTTGCTAAGAAAGGCAGTGGTGCAGTGAGCCAACCGGTTACTAGAATGCATGCACCTTACACTATGTTTGGTAAACCAATCAAGGGCAATCTGATGGCCATTGACTTCACTGACGAATCAGTCTATCTGGTTGTTGCTAGACAGAAGCGCAATGAGCTGGAGATTATCAAAATGGCGTCTGCCAATCTGCCAGAAGGTGTTGTACTGAATAGTGAGATTATCGACCCGATTACTCTCAAAAACATTATCAGCGACCTGATGGAGCAGCATGCTATCACTGCTAAGTATGCTTTCTTTGCTCTGGGCAATACCAATATCATCGCCCGTTCGGTTGATGTGGCAGCTAGTGTGCAGAATGATGAGGATATTGAGGGCTTGGTATCTTACGAGCTCCAGCAATACCTGGATATTGATCCGACTTCTTATGTTATTCAATTTCAAGAGCAGGAGTCTAATTCAGCTTTTCCGCTTGATGAAGATACTCGCTCACTCATGGTCTATGCTGTGCCAAAAGGCGTGGTAGAGCAATATCTGGGCTTGGCTGAGAATTTGAAGCTGACACCTTATGTCTTTGACCTTCAATCTAATACCTTTGAAAAATGGCTGGAACGCGTTCAGGCGGTTAACAATCGCGCCAAGAAGCTGACCAAGGAAAATGTCGGCATGGTACATCTGAGCAAGAGCTTCATTGGTGTTTATCTCTACTCAGAAGGCAAGTTTGTGACCAGTAACTATCTCAACCGTGGCTACAAGGACATCCTAAACTATGCAGACGACGCTAGCCTATTGCAGAAGCTTCCAGCAGTGGCTTCAGATGATCTGGATACAGGTCTCTTGAAGAGGGCCTTGGATGAGTGGGTGGCTGATGCGAAGAACCACATTCTCAATACTGAAAACTTCTTTAGCGGGTCAACTGGTCTCAACATTGACAGCTTCTACGTCTTTGGTGACCAGGACATTTGCTGGCAGTTGGCAGCTATTCTGAAGCAGAGCATGAATCGGGAATTCATCTCAATTGATAACGTAGATTATGAGAATGTACTGTGGGAAGGTTCTGCCGAGTTTAATGCGGAGTTCATTCCAGCTACAGCCATGTTGATTAGGAGAGCGAACTAA
- a CDS encoding PilN domain-containing protein translates to MRRDLNYFSKYHVAPAKASPLKLAAISAFAGIAAIMIVLIGFFQFSAMHLQGEIDRAEQTLKSPEMAQELKAVSETEDKIVTVKNDELLFTSLEGDFRRLHRVNKAFMDFLNKNVTRNLVFDDIKINNDNVEINGSSQEHLSIAKFEEELRKSEKFNHIFVDNITREEKDNNTVYKFNIKILTKDVDFNEEQK, encoded by the coding sequence ATGCGGAGAGATTTAAACTACTTTTCAAAATATCATGTGGCACCGGCTAAGGCTAGTCCACTGAAACTTGCTGCTATTTCCGCTTTTGCTGGGATTGCAGCGATTATGATTGTGCTGATTGGCTTCTTCCAGTTTAGCGCTATGCACCTCCAGGGCGAGATTGACCGAGCGGAGCAGACGCTTAAGAGTCCAGAGATGGCTCAAGAGCTGAAGGCAGTCTCTGAGACTGAAGATAAGATTGTTACGGTCAAGAATGACGAACTTCTCTTTACCAGCCTGGAAGGTGATTTCCGCCGCCTGCATCGAGTAAACAAAGCCTTTATGGACTTCCTTAATAAAAACGTGACACGGAACCTGGTTTTTGACGATATCAAGATTAATAACGACAATGTAGAAATCAATGGTTCATCTCAAGAGCATCTTTCTATCGCTAAGTTTGAGGAAGAGCTTCGTAAGTCTGAGAAGTTTAACCATATTTTTGTGGACAACATTACTCGCGAGGAAAAGGATAACAATACAGTGTACAAGTTTAACATTAAAATTTTGACGAAGGATGTAGATTTCAATGAAGAGCAAAAATGA